From the Rhodococcus opacus B4 genome, the window GTACTGCGGCCGCGACCGCCATGCATCCTTCGCCATTCGCGACTCCATCGCCGCGACAGTGAGCGCGAAGGTAAGCATCCAGGCGCGGGACTCGCTGGCCGCCGTCGCTGCGGCCGCGATCTTCTTCTTCGCGTCGTACGTCGTCCAGGTCTTGTCACCCATCAACTCCGGCAGCAGATCGGACGAGTGGAACTCCGACAACTGGTGCGGTGCGAGCGCGACCATCATCGCCGTCCACGTGGCCGCGTTCTTCGGAGGCTTGTTCGCCGACAGCATCTCGCGGATGAACTCACGCCTCACGTCGGTAGCGGACTCGGCCAACTTGTTCAGCTCCCGTACCCGGCGACGCTGCACCCGCTTGGCCTCCTCCGCCGCAAGGAGTGCGGCCTCACGGGCTTCCTCGTCCTCCGGCAACGGGTTGGTCGGGTTGAACCCGGCAAGTTGGATCGCCCGGTTGAACTGGTAGCGGCCACCGTTGACAGGAACCAGACCGGCGTCCTCGGCACGCAGCACGTCGAGGAAGTAGAACTGCGGCACGTACACGTCGCGTTCCTCGACCGAGTTCGCGTGCCGCAGCCCTTCCTCGGGCTCGACGTCCGGGTCGTCGAAGGTGTCCCAGTCGATGTCGCCCTCTTCGACCGGTTCTCCGGACTCGACTTCGACGTACATCGTGTCGGTGCGCACCCACACGCCCCATAGCTCCGGCCGCTGCCGCACCTGCTCCTCGGTGATGTGCGCGCGCGGGTCCGCCTCGGCGTCCTCGGCGGTGGCGATGTATCGCCAGTGGATCTTCGTGTCGTCGCCAAAGCCGGGATCGCTGTCGAGCACGGTGAACCCGGCTTCGGCGTATGTCGCGGTGCGTTCGGCGCGGGTCGCTTTCTCCTT encodes:
- a CDS encoding ParB/RepB/Spo0J family partition protein produces the protein MTATLQPVGVELIEVDPHTLDVGKNVRDQVDLEATPGFVASVREHGVLHPITANRREDGVLVVIDGQRRTLAAIATGRDTIPVLVRSQDTTDEIERAIARISEQMNSNNHRTGLTTAQNAAGIAEMLDLGVPVERVSKELSVKRKAVKLLGAVGRREAARASLEEQGLTIEQAAVIATFEADGDTEAVETLAQCQRHSFDYQARILLADRKEKATRAERTATYAEAGFTVLDSDPGFGDDTKIHWRYIATAEDAEADPRAHITEEQVRQRPELWGVWVRTDTMYVEVESGEPVEEGDIDWDTFDDPDVEPEEGLRHANSVEERDVYVPQFYFLDVLRAEDAGLVPVNGGRYQFNRAIQLAGFNPTNPLPEDEEAREAALLAAEEAKRVQRRRVRELNKLAESATDVRREFIREMLSANKPPKNAATWTAMMVALAPHQLSEFHSSDLLPELMGDKTWTTYDAKKKIAAAATAASESRAWMLTFALTVAAMESRMAKDAWRSRPQYVSEYLAMLTENGHTLSNVEKVISGELRPEDIDIT